A window of Pseudomonadales bacterium contains these coding sequences:
- a CDS encoding response regulator: MRPSPRPPRSVTVQALLLTLVLAPILTVCVALALFGLAQRFDELETNLQRHAESLLHELAGRYQLLLRQPDPAQLQRLAGDALSDDHLRALHLFNAERQPWIQAGVPLSADRSGLPLTLSNHLEQQQQDDLLRLSLPLGNVEQPSGWLVLEFSRLPTRLAQYQVVFYLVTTTVAALLLGLLITLVTTRRLLRPLQQLMVNAERLAAGQPVEPLSRRAPREFLQINQQVEHLGERLAQMRDETQQAIEQSTRDLRQTLETVEIQNIELDLARRESQKASLAKTRFLADTSHELRTPLNGIIGFANLLLKSPLNEAQRDYLQVIQRSSSDLLAIINDILDFSKIEANKLVLDRVPFNLRELIEETLLLLATHTFDKPLELVPLIHADVPVHLVGDPLRLKQVLTNLVGNAIKFTPAGSVVIEVRVEQSDAQGALLRVRVIDTGIGIEPEQQQRIFEAFQQQSPTHGGAGLGLIIAKQLVEQMEGAIGLEQSSAQGSCFWFTLPVTYGLPTSFKAAQLPFNGEPVLLFDTLAASCTAIAAQLEALGLQPQRHEQADSFMAALTQQHWFAVLLGITPPCHPDTIAALRSQVRRHHAGPLLVLSCQALRSGDALPFNDPAMLILDKPAQSRKLAQSLLQLRGSQPIQPPATAAPRILAVDDNETNLRLLELLLQQLGAEVELASSGAEAIALVSHTRFDLVLLDLRMPGIDGIETARQLRTLPLAKDPRLPIIVVSAHLLDEERHALSQAGIDDALLKPIDERALRALLSRWIQQPLPIAPANGVVDREEAIRLAGNQPELAERLLNQLIDSLTAEQQRFSALLSQGDLTALLEAVHRLHGACCYCGVPALRMALRAAEAALKQSHTAELPRLMAQIDSEIDALLDWQRSHTSLPTMASGG, from the coding sequence ATGCGCCCATCGCCCCGCCCACCTCGCTCCGTCACTGTCCAGGCACTGCTGCTGACCCTGGTGCTCGCGCCGATCCTGACCGTCTGCGTGGCGCTGGCGCTGTTCGGACTGGCACAGCGTTTCGATGAGCTGGAGACGAATCTGCAGCGCCATGCCGAATCGCTGCTGCATGAGCTGGCCGGACGCTATCAGCTGCTGCTGCGCCAACCCGATCCGGCCCAGTTGCAGCGGTTGGCCGGCGATGCGTTGAGCGACGACCATCTGCGCGCGCTGCATCTGTTCAATGCCGAGCGCCAGCCCTGGATTCAGGCCGGCGTGCCACTGAGTGCCGACCGCAGTGGCCTGCCGCTCACGCTGTCGAACCACCTGGAGCAGCAGCAGCAGGATGACCTGCTGCGGTTGTCGTTGCCGCTGGGCAATGTCGAGCAGCCCAGCGGCTGGCTGGTGTTGGAGTTCAGCCGGCTGCCGACCCGTCTGGCGCAGTATCAGGTGGTCTTCTATCTGGTGACAACCACCGTTGCGGCGCTGCTGCTCGGCCTGCTGATCACGCTGGTCACGACGCGCCGGCTGTTGCGGCCGCTGCAACAGTTGATGGTCAATGCCGAGCGGCTCGCTGCCGGACAGCCGGTCGAGCCGCTCTCCCGGCGTGCACCCCGTGAATTCCTGCAGATCAACCAGCAGGTCGAGCACCTGGGGGAACGGCTCGCCCAGATGCGGGACGAAACCCAGCAGGCCATCGAGCAGTCGACCCGCGATCTGCGGCAGACATTGGAGACCGTCGAGATCCAGAACATCGAGCTCGACCTGGCACGGCGGGAATCGCAGAAGGCGAGTCTGGCCAAGACCCGCTTTCTGGCCGACACCAGCCATGAGTTGCGCACCCCGCTCAACGGCATCATCGGCTTTGCCAACCTGCTGCTCAAATCGCCGCTGAACGAAGCACAACGCGACTACCTGCAGGTGATCCAGCGCTCCAGCAGCGACCTGCTGGCGATCATCAACGACATCCTCGACTTCTCCAAGATCGAGGCCAACAAGCTGGTGCTGGACCGCGTGCCGTTCAATCTGCGCGAGCTGATCGAAGAGACGCTGCTGCTGCTGGCCACCCACACCTTCGACAAGCCGCTCGAACTGGTGCCGCTGATCCATGCCGATGTGCCGGTTCATCTGGTCGGCGACCCGTTGCGGCTCAAACAGGTGCTGACCAACCTGGTCGGCAATGCGATCAAGTTCACTCCGGCCGGCAGTGTGGTGATCGAGGTGCGGGTCGAGCAGTCGGATGCGCAGGGCGCACTGCTGCGGGTGCGGGTGATCGACACCGGCATCGGCATCGAGCCCGAACAGCAGCAGCGCATCTTCGAGGCTTTCCAGCAGCAGAGCCCGACCCATGGCGGCGCTGGCCTCGGGCTGATCATCGCCAAGCAACTGGTCGAGCAGATGGAGGGGGCCATCGGCCTGGAGCAGAGCTCCGCGCAGGGAAGCTGCTTCTGGTTCACGCTGCCGGTCACCTATGGCTTGCCGACCAGCTTCAAGGCCGCACAGCTCCCTTTCAACGGCGAACCGGTGCTGCTGTTCGACACCCTCGCCGCCAGTTGCACGGCCATCGCCGCACAGCTCGAAGCCCTCGGACTGCAACCACAGCGGCATGAACAGGCCGACTCATTCATGGCCGCGTTGACGCAGCAGCACTGGTTCGCCGTGCTGCTCGGCATCACCCCGCCCTGTCACCCCGACACCATTGCCGCGCTGCGCAGCCAGGTGCGCCGCCACCATGCCGGTCCGCTGCTGGTGCTCTCCTGTCAGGCACTGCGCAGCGGTGATGCCCTGCCGTTCAACGACCCGGCCATGCTGATCCTCGACAAGCCGGCACAGAGCCGCAAACTGGCCCAGTCACTGCTGCAACTGCGTGGCAGTCAACCCATCCAGCCACCCGCGACAGCAGCACCGCGCATCCTGGCCGTGGATGACAACGAGACCAATCTGCGTCTGCTCGAACTGCTGCTGCAGCAGCTCGGCGCCGAGGTGGAGCTCGCCAGCAGCGGCGCCGAAGCCATCGCACTGGTCAGCCATACCCGCTTCGATCTGGTGCTGCTCGACCTGCGCATGCCGGGCATCGATGGCATCGAAACCGCGCGGCAGCTGCGCACGCTGCCGCTGGCCAAGGATCCGCGACTGCCGATCATCGTGGTCTCGGCCCACCTGCTCGACGAGGAGCGCCACGCCCTGAGCCAGGCCGGCATCGACGACGCCCTGCTCAAACCCATCGACGAGCGCGCGCTGCGTGCATTGTTGTCGCGCTGGATCCAGCAGCCATTGCCGATCGCTCCCGCCAATGGGGTGGTCGACCGTGAAGAGGCCATCCGGCTGGCCGGCAATCAGCCAGAGCTGGCCGAACGGTTGCTGAACCAGTTGATCGATTCACTGACGGCCGAGCAGCAACGTTTCTCGGCGCTGTTGTCGCAGGGCGACCTGACCGCCCTGCTCGAAGCGGTCCATCGGCTGCACGGCGCCTGCTGTTACTGCGGGGTGCCGGCACTCAGGATGGCATTGCGCGCCGCCGAGGCCGCGCTCAAGCAGAGCCACACGGCAGAGTTGCCAAGGTTGATGGCACAGATCGACAGCGAGATCGACGCACTGCTCGACTGGCAGCGCTCGCACACCTCGCTGCCGACCATGGCCAGCGGCGGCTGA
- a CDS encoding replication-associated recombination protein A — MSEIPAQRDRGYVPLAEQLRPATLDEVIGQSHLLAPGKPLRLLFESGKPHSMILWGPPGVGKTTLARLIASAFDCQFIALSAVFAGVKEIRQAVEQARESRQQEGRPTLLFIDEIHRFNKAQQDALLPFIESGLLIFIGATTENPSFEVNAALLSRAQVHPLKPLTSDELRQLLQRAWQRALAPLQFDEAASERLVDSADGDARRLLNLLEQISHAAAVTGHERVDAALVEAALSTGPRRFDKGGDHFYDQISALHKSVRGSHPDAALYWLTRMLDGGADPHYLARRILRMAWEDIGLADPRAIQIARDAAETYARLGSPEGELALAQAVLYLALAPKSNAGYLAYQQAVRFVGQDQSRPVPLHLRNAPTPLMKQLGHGKAYRYAHDEPDAYAAGESYLPEGMSEPQWYRPVSRGLEIKLAEKLAWLRQRDAARREEQ; from the coding sequence ATGTCCGAGATTCCAGCGCAGCGGGATCGGGGCTATGTACCGCTGGCCGAGCAGTTGCGGCCAGCAACGCTCGATGAAGTGATCGGCCAGAGTCACCTGCTTGCGCCGGGCAAACCGCTGCGGCTGCTGTTCGAGTCGGGCAAGCCGCACTCGATGATCCTGTGGGGACCGCCGGGTGTCGGCAAGACCACGCTGGCCCGGCTGATCGCCAGCGCCTTCGACTGTCAGTTCATCGCGCTGTCGGCAGTCTTTGCCGGCGTCAAAGAGATTCGTCAGGCCGTGGAGCAGGCGCGTGAGTCGCGGCAGCAGGAGGGGCGGCCGACGCTGCTCTTCATCGATGAGATCCACCGTTTCAACAAGGCACAGCAGGATGCGCTGCTGCCATTCATCGAGTCGGGCCTGCTCATCTTCATTGGTGCCACCACCGAGAATCCGTCGTTCGAGGTCAACGCGGCGCTGCTGTCGCGGGCCCAGGTCCATCCGCTCAAGCCGCTGACCAGCGATGAGCTGCGCCAGTTGCTGCAACGGGCATGGCAGCGGGCCCTGGCGCCGCTGCAATTCGATGAAGCCGCCAGCGAACGGCTGGTCGACAGTGCCGATGGCGACGCGCGCCGGCTGCTCAATCTGCTCGAGCAGATCAGCCATGCGGCAGCCGTGACCGGCCACGAACGGGTCGATGCCGCACTGGTCGAGGCGGCGCTGAGCACGGGACCACGGCGCTTCGACAAGGGCGGCGACCACTTCTACGACCAGATCTCGGCGCTGCACAAGTCGGTGCGCGGTTCCCATCCCGATGCCGCGCTCTACTGGCTGACCCGCATGCTCGATGGTGGCGCCGACCCCCACTATCTGGCCCGGCGCATCCTGCGCATGGCATGGGAGGACATTGGCCTGGCCGATCCGCGGGCGATCCAGATCGCCCGGGACGCCGCCGAAACCTACGCGCGACTCGGCTCGCCGGAAGGGGAGCTGGCACTGGCGCAGGCCGTGCTCTATCTGGCGCTGGCCCCCAAGAGCAATGCCGGCTATCTGGCCTACCAGCAGGCGGTGCGGTTCGTCGGTCAGGACCAGTCACGCCCGGTGCCGCTCCATCTGCGCAATGCCCCGACGCCGCTGATGAAGCAGCTCGGCCATGGCAAGGCCTACCGTTATGCGCATGACGAGCCCGATGCCTATGCAGCCGGAGAGTCCTACCTGCCCGAGGGCATGAGTGAACCGCAGTGGTACCGGCCGGTGTCGAGGGGGCTGGAGATCAAGCTGGCCGAGAAGCTGGCCTGGCTCCGGCAGAGAGACGCGGCACGGCGGGAGGAGCAGTGA
- the lolA gene encoding outer membrane lipoprotein chaperone LolA: protein MEMSSAGWSGAWLRCLFGLWMLWPLCASAQEVADELSRLLRRNQTLSADFNQEVTDGKGRRLHETHGHFWIKRPQLFRWEVAPPYAQLIVCDGKTLWQYDPELSQVVIKPFDARLAETPALLLSGDTARIVEGFRVTASDVTLGSQSGRRFELTPKAADSLVSQIELFFAGNQLTGMTLRDSLGQNTRLRFFALTVNGVIEADKFSFEPPAGVDIIRDQ from the coding sequence ATGGAGATGTCGAGCGCAGGTTGGAGTGGTGCATGGCTGCGCTGTCTCTTCGGTTTGTGGATGTTGTGGCCGCTCTGCGCCAGCGCACAGGAGGTGGCCGATGAGCTCAGTCGACTTTTGCGTCGCAACCAGACCCTGAGCGCCGACTTCAACCAGGAGGTGACCGATGGCAAGGGGCGCCGGCTGCATGAGACCCATGGACACTTCTGGATCAAGCGGCCGCAACTGTTCCGCTGGGAGGTGGCCCCGCCCTATGCCCAGTTGATCGTCTGCGATGGCAAGACGCTCTGGCAATATGATCCTGAATTGAGCCAGGTGGTGATCAAACCCTTCGATGCCCGACTGGCGGAGACCCCGGCGCTGCTGCTCAGCGGGGACACGGCGCGAATCGTCGAGGGATTCCGCGTCACTGCCAGCGATGTGACGCTGGGATCACAATCGGGCCGCCGCTTCGAACTGACGCCCAAGGCCGCGGACAGCCTGGTGTCGCAGATCGAGCTGTTCTTTGCCGGCAACCAGCTCACCGGCATGACCCTGCGCGACAGCCTGGGGCAGAACACCCGGCTGCGCTTCTTCGCGCTCACCGTCAACGGCGTGATCGAAGCCGACAAGTTCAGCTTCGAGCCACCGGCCGGCGTTGACATCATCCGCGACCAATGA
- a CDS encoding DNA translocase FtsK 4TM domain-containing protein, with amino-acid sequence MPTPISKKPTPSPQKSVGGRAKRPSGQSEVGEVDGASRTELIAAHWSKGARELGAIMLACAALYLAIALLSHNQNDPGWSHTGNSKEVLNVAGLAGAMLADIALTFLGYLAGLLPILLGIKVVSLVRRPALQPLRPALVAVRAGGLLLTLLAAAPLVTLYVAAPKAGWTGGSGGILGMAIVEAALPIFSVVGSTLLWLMLLAIGITLFSGLSWFWLFDQLGAALIRLSTAFGRALAALPGRLRPAPRAATAADSLKNDPLFGSLDELPEFTLTPRSKAEKRARKPVPPTPTAVKTQSAPLNAEVSTVADNVVQISQAAERKARKSAVLADVATAGDEALPSLQLLDPPSAQPLTFYTPESLERTSRQLEEKLRDFGIIVEVVGVEPGPVITRYEIQLAPGIKASRITNLARDLARSLTVMSVRVVEVIPGKAVVGIEIPNEKRKVVRLREVLDTSIYAALESPVALALGHDTSGVPVVVDLARMPHLLVAGTTGSGKSVGVNAMLLSMLFKATPQELRMIMIDPKMLELSIYNGIPHLLAPVITDMSDAANGLTWCVAEMERRYRLMTQLGVRNLTGFNQKIREAAAAGQPIADPLWQPNPTGRLFDEDPEQPPALQPLPYIVVVIDEFADMIMIVGKKVEQLIARIAQKARAAGIHLILATQRPSVDVITGLIKANIPTRIAFQVSSKIDSRTIIDQSGAEQLLGHGDMLYLPAGTSLPMRVHGAFVADDEVHRVVEEWRRRGTPDYLDEIINGIAGGEGDGGGEGEREESAEQDPLYDQAVAFVTRSRKASISAVQRQLRIGYNRAARMIEAMEEAGVVSRADVNQNRKVLAPPPAGE; translated from the coding sequence ATGCCGACACCGATCAGCAAAAAACCGACCCCAAGCCCGCAAAAGTCCGTCGGTGGCCGCGCCAAGAGGCCGTCCGGGCAGAGTGAAGTGGGTGAAGTGGATGGCGCATCCCGTACCGAGCTGATTGCCGCCCACTGGAGCAAGGGCGCACGCGAGCTGGGGGCCATCATGTTGGCCTGCGCGGCGCTCTACCTCGCCATTGCTCTGCTCAGCCACAACCAGAACGATCCGGGCTGGTCGCACACCGGCAACAGCAAAGAGGTGCTCAATGTTGCCGGTCTGGCCGGTGCGATGCTTGCCGACATCGCGCTGACCTTTCTGGGTTATCTGGCTGGCCTGTTGCCGATTCTGCTGGGAATCAAGGTGGTTTCGCTGGTCAGGCGTCCGGCACTGCAACCGCTGCGGCCGGCGCTGGTGGCGGTCAGGGCCGGCGGACTGCTGCTGACACTGCTGGCGGCGGCGCCGCTGGTGACCCTCTATGTCGCCGCGCCCAAGGCGGGCTGGACCGGCGGCAGCGGTGGCATTCTCGGCATGGCGATCGTCGAGGCAGCCCTGCCGATCTTCAGTGTCGTCGGCAGCACCCTGCTCTGGCTGATGCTGCTGGCGATCGGCATCACCCTGTTCAGTGGACTCTCCTGGTTCTGGCTGTTCGATCAGCTGGGGGCAGCTCTGATCAGATTGTCGACCGCGTTCGGCCGTGCGCTGGCCGCGCTGCCGGGCCGGTTGCGCCCGGCGCCCCGCGCGGCCACGGCAGCGGATTCGCTGAAAAATGACCCGCTGTTCGGCTCGCTCGATGAGCTGCCCGAGTTCACCTTGACGCCAAGATCCAAGGCCGAGAAACGGGCCAGAAAGCCGGTGCCACCGACTCCGACAGCTGTCAAAACCCAGTCTGCACCGCTCAACGCCGAGGTTTCCACGGTCGCCGACAATGTGGTGCAGATCAGCCAGGCGGCCGAGCGCAAGGCCAGAAAGAGTGCGGTGCTGGCCGATGTCGCCACGGCGGGCGATGAAGCGCTGCCGTCGCTGCAACTGCTCGACCCGCCCAGTGCGCAGCCGCTGACCTTCTATACGCCCGAATCGCTCGAGCGCACCTCGCGTCAGCTCGAAGAGAAGCTGCGTGACTTCGGCATCATTGTCGAGGTGGTCGGTGTCGAACCGGGCCCGGTGATCACCCGTTACGAGATCCAGCTGGCGCCCGGCATCAAGGCCAGCCGCATCACCAACCTGGCCCGGGATCTGGCCCGCTCATTGACAGTGATGAGCGTGCGCGTGGTCGAGGTGATCCCCGGCAAGGCGGTGGTCGGCATCGAGATTCCCAACGAAAAGCGCAAGGTGGTGCGGCTGCGCGAAGTGCTCGATACCTCCATCTACGCCGCCCTGGAATCACCGGTGGCGCTGGCGCTGGGCCATGACACCAGTGGTGTGCCGGTGGTGGTCGATCTGGCGCGGATGCCGCACCTGCTGGTGGCGGGCACCACCGGCTCCGGCAAGTCGGTCGGGGTCAACGCGATGCTGCTCAGCATGCTCTTCAAGGCCACGCCGCAGGAGCTGCGGATGATCATGATCGACCCGAAGATGCTGGAGCTGTCGATCTACAACGGCATTCCGCACCTGCTGGCGCCAGTGATCACCGACATGAGCGATGCCGCCAATGGCCTCACCTGGTGCGTGGCCGAGATGGAGCGACGCTATCGGCTGATGACCCAGCTCGGCGTGCGCAACCTGACCGGCTTCAACCAGAAGATCAGGGAGGCCGCCGCGGCCGGGCAACCGATCGCCGATCCGCTGTGGCAGCCCAACCCCACCGGACGGCTGTTCGACGAGGATCCGGAACAGCCGCCGGCGCTCCAGCCGCTGCCCTACATCGTGGTGGTCATCGATGAGTTCGCCGACATGATCATGATCGTCGGCAAGAAGGTCGAGCAGCTGATCGCCCGCATTGCCCAGAAGGCGCGGGCGGCCGGCATCCATCTGATTCTGGCCACCCAGCGGCCCTCGGTCGATGTGATCACCGGGCTGATCAAGGCCAACATCCCGACCCGCATCGCCTTTCAGGTCTCGTCGAAGATCGATTCGCGCACCATCATCGACCAGAGTGGCGCCGAACAGCTGCTGGGCCATGGTGACATGCTCTACCTGCCGGCCGGTACCAGCCTGCCGATGCGGGTCCATGGTGCTTTCGTTGCCGACGATGAAGTACACCGGGTGGTGGAAGAGTGGCGGCGGCGCGGCACGCCCGACTACCTTGACGAGATCATCAATGGCATTGCTGGCGGTGAGGGTGATGGCGGCGGCGAGGGGGAGCGCGAGGAGAGCGCCGAGCAGGATCCGCTCTACGACCAGGCGGTTGCCTTCGTCACCCGCAGTCGCAAGGCCTCGATCTCCGCCGTGCAGCGGCAGTTGCGCATCGGCTACAACCGTGCCGCCCGCATGATCGAAGCGATGGAGGAGGCCGGCGTGGTGAGCCGGGCCGACGTCAATCAGAACCGCAAAGTGTTGGCGCCACCGCCAGCTGGAGAGTGA
- a CDS encoding PaaI family thioesterase: protein MADSFSFLLDQHSADQLIKSIPYADYLGIRIEQDINGQIIYRLPFAEKHIGNPMIRAIHGGVLAGFMECAATLAVIGIIAHDHLPKCVNMTVEYLKSTRPQDTFARVSINNPGRRVVHLTVSCWQEERPVSQAHFRFLAT, encoded by the coding sequence ATGGCTGACTCCTTTTCATTTCTGCTGGATCAGCACAGTGCCGATCAACTGATCAAGTCGATCCCCTATGCCGATTACCTCGGCATCCGCATCGAGCAGGACATCAACGGCCAGATCATCTATCGGCTGCCCTTTGCCGAAAAGCACATCGGCAATCCGATGATCCGGGCGATCCATGGCGGGGTGCTGGCCGGTTTCATGGAGTGTGCGGCCACGCTGGCGGTGATCGGCATCATCGCCCATGACCACCTGCCCAAGTGTGTCAACATGACGGTGGAGTATCTTAAGAGCACGCGTCCGCAGGACACCTTTGCCCGGGTCAGCATCAACAACCCGGGACGGCGGGTGGTGCATCTGACGGTCTCCTGCTGGCAGGAAGAGCGGCCGGTCAGTCAGGCCCATTTCCGTTTTCTGGCGACCTGA
- a CDS encoding PaaI family thioesterase — MTELDKLGEQLLDPAFIKLAQRQFAKSHPGFQELGIEVVSIGEGRASMRLPYDPKFIGDRNSGSLHGGIITTLMDTLCGLCVMATLRTPTPIATLDLRMDYLRPTRRGLDIIAEAECYSRTKSVAFVRGFALQGDEREPVAHCNASFMLNTKGANFPTSNFSSIHTDAEAGHG; from the coding sequence ATGACAGAGCTCGACAAACTGGGAGAGCAGCTGCTCGACCCGGCCTTCATCAAGCTGGCGCAGCGGCAGTTCGCCAAAAGCCATCCCGGATTTCAGGAGCTCGGCATCGAGGTGGTGTCGATCGGTGAGGGGCGCGCCTCGATGCGGTTGCCCTATGACCCGAAGTTCATCGGTGACCGCAACAGCGGCTCGCTGCATGGCGGCATCATCACCACCTTGATGGACACCCTCTGTGGCCTCTGCGTGATGGCGACCCTGCGCACGCCGACGCCAATCGCCACCCTTGACCTGCGCATGGATTACCTGCGGCCGACCCGGCGAGGCCTCGACATCATTGCCGAGGCGGAGTGTTACAGCCGCACCAAGAGCGTCGCCTTCGTGCGCGGCTTCGCCCTGCAGGGCGACGAGCGTGAGCCGGTGGCCCACTGCAACGCCTCCTTCATGCTCAACACCAAGGGGGCGAACTTCCCGACCAGCAACTTCTCCAGCATCCACACCGATGCGGAGGCCGGCCATGGCTGA
- a CDS encoding polysaccharide deacetylase family protein gives MYHQVGAFAPMARHRSTYCDHRRFAAQMAWLKRWRYQVLTLDQAVAALAGQRPLPARAVVLTFDDGYLNFYQYAYPQLRRHGFPATVYLLSDYIGRTADWFAADGRDCPPLLDRARIIEMGDHGIQFGSHGVSHHKLAELDPQEAAQELVQSKSALEALLERPIDHFCYPYGSHSPTVVEQARQAGYRTAVTCVRAAARPGWDWLQLPRKAISYGDTLAGFAFKLAFKNEPKGRLPGFAEVGID, from the coding sequence ATGTACCACCAGGTCGGGGCGTTCGCGCCGATGGCGCGGCACCGCTCGACCTATTGCGACCATCGGCGGTTCGCGGCGCAGATGGCCTGGCTCAAACGGTGGCGCTACCAGGTGCTGACGCTCGATCAGGCAGTCGCGGCACTGGCGGGACAGAGGCCGTTGCCAGCGCGCGCGGTGGTATTGACCTTCGACGATGGCTACCTCAACTTCTACCAATATGCCTATCCGCAGCTGCGGCGCCATGGTTTTCCGGCGACCGTCTACCTGCTTTCCGACTACATTGGTCGCACGGCGGACTGGTTCGCTGCCGACGGTCGCGACTGTCCGCCGCTGCTCGATCGGGCACGGATCATCGAGATGGGAGACCACGGCATCCAGTTCGGCTCGCACGGTGTCAGCCACCACAAACTGGCTGAACTGGATCCGCAAGAGGCAGCGCAGGAGCTGGTGCAGAGCAAGAGCGCGCTCGAGGCACTGCTCGAGAGGCCGATCGACCACTTCTGCTACCCCTATGGCAGCCACAGCCCGACGGTGGTCGAGCAGGCGCGGCAGGCGGGTTATCGCACGGCGGTCACCTGCGTGCGCGCGGCGGCGCGACCGGGTTGGGACTGGCTGCAACTGCCGCGCAAGGCGATCTCCTATGGCGACACCCTGGCCGGTTTCGCCTTCAAACTGGCGTTCAAGAATGAGCCCAAGGGACGGCTGCCGGGCTTTGCCGAGGTTGGCATCGATTAA
- a CDS encoding glycosyltransferase, with protein MVDSLHLVGSSKLGGAERFVLRLVRALCDAGHDARLIIKRGSQLAEVAAPPALAELSFRNVRDPLAKWETRRAIRRTDAAIVQTYLGRATRLTRLPLGRQPLHIARLGGYYKLDGYRHAHAWIGNTRGICDYLVRNGFPASRVHQIGNFVELPRASPAETLQRLRAQWSGDPAALLLVAVGRLVPVKGLDQLLTAFARLPATLAGRRLELLLVGDGPLREPLQRQAEALGVAERVRWTGWQTQPDPFYELADLVVFPSQERETFGNVIIESWAHGKPLVTSLSRGAQELTRHGETAWQVPCGDAVALADGILELLRDPGLRAGLAERGRTQLLAHHTEAQIIGQYLELYKKLAGGG; from the coding sequence GTGGTTGATTCACTGCATCTGGTGGGCAGCAGCAAGCTGGGTGGTGCCGAACGCTTCGTGTTGCGGCTGGTGCGCGCGCTCTGCGATGCCGGCCATGACGCACGGTTGATCATCAAGCGCGGTTCACAACTGGCCGAGGTGGCGGCGCCGCCGGCACTGGCGGAGCTGTCGTTTCGCAATGTGCGTGATCCGCTGGCCAAGTGGGAGACCCGGCGCGCGATTCGCCGCACCGATGCCGCCATCGTCCAGACCTATCTCGGTCGCGCCACCCGGCTGACGCGATTGCCACTGGGGCGTCAGCCGCTGCACATCGCCCGTCTCGGCGGTTACTACAAGCTCGATGGCTACCGCCATGCCCACGCCTGGATCGGCAACACCCGTGGCATCTGCGACTACCTGGTGCGCAACGGCTTTCCTGCCAGCCGGGTCCATCAGATCGGCAACTTCGTCGAGTTGCCACGCGCCTCCCCGGCCGAAACCTTGCAACGGCTGCGGGCGCAGTGGAGCGGAGATCCCGCTGCGCTGCTGCTGGTCGCGGTGGGACGGCTGGTGCCGGTCAAGGGGCTCGATCAACTGCTGACGGCCTTTGCCCGGCTGCCGGCCACGCTGGCTGGGCGGCGCCTGGAGCTGCTGCTGGTGGGTGATGGTCCGCTGCGCGAGCCGTTGCAACGGCAGGCCGAGGCGCTCGGGGTGGCGGAGCGGGTGCGCTGGACCGGCTGGCAGACCCAGCCCGATCCCTTCTACGAGCTGGCCGATCTGGTGGTCTTTCCGTCGCAGGAGCGCGAGACCTTCGGCAATGTCATCATCGAGAGCTGGGCGCACGGCAAGCCGCTGGTCACCTCGCTGTCGCGCGGCGCGCAGGAGTTGACCCGGCATGGCGAGACCGCCTGGCAGGTGCCCTGCGGCGATGCCGTTGCGCTGGCCGACGGCATTCTGGAGCTGCTGCGCGACCCCGGGCTGCGTGCCGGGCTGGCCGAGCGTGGTCGAACGCAGCTGCTGGCGCATCACACCGAGGCGCAAATCATCGGCCAATACCTTGAGCTGTACAAAAAACTTGCCGGTGGAGGCTGA